A segment of the Carya illinoinensis cultivar Pawnee chromosome 1, C.illinoinensisPawnee_v1, whole genome shotgun sequence genome:
AAGCGAAAGTGACACGAGGGGTTTTAATTCCAATAGAAATCGTGTGTCGTGGTCACAGTCAAACATAGTCTAATGTTGAAATgtcatattttaattagatgCTATTAAATGGCTTAAAACAGCCTTACCCGTTCCAAAGCACAACTCCAACACAAAATATGTTTCTCATTGTTAAGTGCTTCTATACCTAAAAGTAAGTCTCGTTTAGTTACACAGTtcagataaaataaaaagaaatattttgtttaaaattgaataaagtattattataatatattttttaatattaattttattttaaaattttaaaaaattgaattatttattatattttatgtaaaaaatttaaaaattataataatttaataaaataggataaataatttgatatttaataatCAAACTAGCTTAAATTATGCTAGATTTTGCTTTGGTCTTTGAAAAGAACAAAAGTTAATACGGTACAGGTGGCACGAGGACACAGGCACCGGCCCATTATAAAAGGTCCCCAAAGTGACTACACTTGCACCATCCCAACTCCCAAGCAACGTCCCAAAATGCCCACAAAAATGTACTCGCTGATATTGTTTCTTGGAGTACTGGTTCTTCTGTCCACTGGCTCACTCGCTCAATTTAAACCTCCAGGACCGAGCATACCACCCGGCCCTCCTCATTCACTGGAGGAGTCCTCTTTGGAAGAAAAGACGCTAGCCTTCGGTGCCAAACTTCCCAAGGGACCAAAAACTCCCTCAAAGTTTATCCCACCGACACCAATTAATCATGAGTCTCTTGATCAGGGGAAAAAGCCTTACCCAGAACACAAGCTACCGATTAATCCAGTTGATCAGAAGCCTCCGAAGGGTGAACCCAAGTCACGGCGTATGCCTTA
Coding sequences within it:
- the LOC122300373 gene encoding uncharacterized protein LOC122300373, translating into MYSLILFLGVLVLLSTGSLAQFKPPGPSIPPGPPHSLEESSLEEKTLAFGAKLPKGPKTPSKFIPPTPINHESLDQGKKPYPEHKLPINPVDQKPPKGEPKSRRMPYPRHPPAKDGRNMP